From a region of the Leishmania donovani BPK282A1 complete genome, chromosome 24 genome:
- a CDS encoding basal body component, putative, which yields MVSDGAQKSGPVPGDHVDQLLEEYLRVINDKDDQLHRLLRQLQDQEAAAGQREEGHTAKQRQLSEQLQSKSKKLKEMQAQSARDEEATRKLVLNSEALKKQLQESEEHAKSHAVAAAEAAAKLHRLECELSNAQATLAAVQAQKTKCDEGWAATQLQLEAQTAAVADLKCELGVAKRTLGEARSHAQQLQARIEEMMPIHEHTSALAALEAKSASERVKSNQDIEKLQEALSSGEIDHRTTKQELRKAQQDVEELTALLQTTTKALDTTKHQLLTADLTKQQTERELREEAARCRRAQMESAERVGELERSLARSQEVLQRTTAELQAACAQHERYKAVSEKAHEGVQAQNRTLQEQLRQSQDEADRARRLLETRERAISDSADSLARAREEATRTQAELRERLATATAAAASRAEECDRLQHQLSRAQSELADAQRRTAADEHSLAQKLEELQAGVQRLHLQLRDKEEETRRAELVHGKELQKLQHDHAFAVEDMRRRHESEVQDLHARLELARAELSERAGGSKGLEKELHHVAEVRQSMRSEMSRLQNAIEAKEMIIQGLQREADKQQAEVAQLTQRLAAHERSEGVLRQRIEEAERAQLDSKAARERAEESVVAIRKTAEVNAATLAAVEAQLSEKDGAIAALRMEVRECVEAKQVAFKEVMQEKANCDKLTLSLKATEERFDKAEMELRVALQEQQRLQRCVDEKSKELRRLKEEGELRDADCARLARHAEDVESLAKRTAEELRQTIHERDDTIQRLRSEQATVLPHLNEEKGKSLVLLEKLQHQQELSRMHMDNAQQRIRSLEEAVAAREAEVAALQCDKARAEQQLLEVQAQVTTLTGTLDSREHKYQQRKEEVQKALQQVEEVKAATVVALERAEGQTAAANAIRERYKAEKAKMEVLLQRMEERVRASAKREEEDRQREADLMEKLTETEEALRRAQDTVDSRVSEVKTRYEEMRRQQEESFRDATNGAVAAEKLATSLQMQLREVQRRALTAEGSYRELQRHVAASRALALEEYAEEATEMKRACMELVLRAHSGTVSRAASVAKDSWSVAQKIAADLCEGARDTERHLTRLQLKHKAELQAVEEAHQRRMEAAAAEHHEEVARVQRELAEAERCVLALKEAAQRTDSDREQRTHALKDSLERVTALLEMEKRQTASLHERVAADEAKRSSDARAAEEARRNLQHHYDKLKRQLDDRVVEQKHNEDELRELRAEVAALQRVLGEKRREAKQEADRVTKEQERLMAAVEAREVAEQRCGELQKQINFMRGQLETARLSHERVVAEHQATQRTRDVRLEAAQAELATAVAERRRYQREGESLEQRVKELTKEVQTLRQHEADILGQLQSYKAETSALRERCANVESLKNISEASLAETQARERDLMEKIEELRNAQQLMQLCFDKQQEQLEVGRRLRQQDALQGPRFSS from the coding sequence atgGTCTCCGATGGGGCACAGAAGAGTGGGCCAGTACCGGGCGACCACGTTGACCAGCTCCTAGAGGAGTACCTGCGAGTCATCAACGACAAGGATGACCAGCTTCACCGTCTGCTCCGACAACTGCAAGATCAAGAGGCAGCTGCCgggcagagggaggagggccaCACCGCAAAGCAGAGACAGCTTtcggagcagctgcagagcaaGAGCAAAAAACTGAAGGAGATGCAGGCGCAGTCCGCGCGTGATGAGGAGGCGACTCGCAAACTCGTGCTCAACTCGGAGGCCCTCAAGAAGCAACTgcaggagagcgaggagcaCGCCAAGAGCCACGCGGTTGCGGCAGCTGAAGCCGCGGCAAAGCTTCACCGACTGGAATGTGAATTGTCCAACGCCCAGGCCACCCTTGCGGCGGTACAGGCCCAAAAAACGAAATGCGACGAGGGATGGGCGGCAAcccagctgcagctggaggcgcagaccgctgctgtcgcggaCCTCAAGTGTGAGCTGGGGGTAGCTAAGCGGACACTAGGTGAGGCTCGGTcacatgcgcagcagctgcaggcgcgcatTGAGGAAATGATGCCGATTCACGAGCACACGTCGGCGCTCGCCGCACTCGAGGCAAAGTCGGCGAGTGAGCGTGTAAAGAGCAATCAAGACATAGAAAAACTGCAAGAAGCGCTCTCTAGCGGCGAGATAGATCACCGTACGACGAAGCAGGAGCTTAGGAAAGCGCAGCAAGACGTGGAGGAGTTGACGGCCTTGCTACAGACCACCACGAAGGCGCTCGATACCACTAAGCACCAGCTCTTGACGGCGGACTTGACGAAGCAGCAAACGGAACgagagctgcgcgaggaggcagcgcggTGCCGGCGAGCGCAGATGGAGTCTGCCGAGCGCGTTGGTGAGCTGGAGCGGTCCTTGGCGCGATCGCAAGAGGTGCTCCAGCGCACcacggcggagctgcaggcaGCCTGCGCCCAACACGAGCGCTACAAGGCGGTATCGGAAAAGGCGCACGAGGGGGTGCAGGCACAAAACcgcacgctgcaggagcagctgcggcaatCTCAGGACGAGGCGGACCGCGCGCGTCGGCTACTCGAGACCCGAGAGCGGGCGatcagcgacagcgccgacTCTCTAGCTCGCGCTCGTGAGGAGGCGACTCGCACGCAAGCAGAGCTGCGTGAGAGGCTGGCCActgccacggctgccgcggcttcTCGAGCTGAGGAGTGTGATCGTCTGCAGCACCAACTGAGCCGCGCGCAGTCGGAGCTGGCGGATGCGCaacggcgcactgctgccgaCGAGCATAGCCTGGCGCagaagctggaggagctgcaggccgGTGTGCAGCGTCTGCATCTGCAGCTCCGagacaaggaggaggagacgcgccgcgccgagCTCGTTCACGGcaaggagctgcagaagctTCAGCACGACCACGCATTCGCCGTAGAAGacatgcggcgccgccacgagAGCGAGGTGCAGGACTTGCACGCGCGGCTGGAgctcgcgcgcgcggagCTAAGTGAGAGGGCGGGTGGATCAAAGGGGCTGGAGAAAGAACTCCATCACGTcgcggaggtgcggcagAGCATGCGGAGCGAGATGAGCCGCCTGCAAAACGCCATCGAAGCGAAGGAGATGATCATTCAGGGCCTACAGCGCGAGGCCGATAAGCAGCAGGCAGAGGTTGCCCAGCTCACGCAACGCTTGGCCGCGCATGAGAGGAGCGAAGGCGTCCTGCGGCAGCGTAttgaggaggcggagcgggcTCAACTGGACTCCAAggcagcaagagaaagagcagaggagagcgTGGTGGCCATCAGGAAAACCGCAGAGGTGAACGCCGCCACCCTTGCTGCGGTGGAGGCCCAGCTGAGCGAGAAGGACggtgccatcgccgccctccgTATGGAGGTGAGGGAGTGCGTAGAGGCGAAGCAGGTGGCCTTCAAGGAGGTCATGCAGGAGAAGGCGAACTGTGACAAGCTAACACTCTCCTTGAAGGCAACGGAGGAGCGGTTTGACAAGGCTGAGATGGAGCTGCGTGTCGCCttgcaggagcagcagcggttgcagcgctgcgtcgacgAGAAGTcgaaggagctgcggcgcctcaaggaggagggggaacTGCGCGATGCGGACTGTGCACGCCTTGCACGCCACGCAGAGGACGTGGAGTCGCTTGCCAAGCGCACTGctgaggagctgcgccagaCGATCCACGAGCGTGACGACACTAttcagcgcctgcgcagcgagcaGGCGACGGTACTTCCCCACCTTAACGAAGAGAAGGGCAAGAGTCTTGTTCTGCTAGAAAAGTTGCAGCATCAGCAGGAGCTTAGCCGCATGCACATGGACAAcgcccagcagcgcatccgcagcctggaggaggccgtggcggcgcgagaggcggaggtggccgcGCTTCAATGCGACAAGGCgcgcgccgagcagcagcttctAGAGGTCCAAGCACAAGTGACAACGCTCACCGGCACCCTCGACAGTCGTGAGCATAAGTACCAGCAGCGCAAGGAGGAGGTccagaaggcgctgcagcaggtggagGAAGTCAAGGCAGCTACAGTGGTGGCGCTTGAGCGTGCCGAGGGGcagacagccgccgccaacgcgaTTCGCGAGAGGTACAAGGCGGAAAAGGCGAAGATGGAGGTCCTCTTGCAGCGCATGGAGGAGCGGGTGCGGGCGTCGGcgaagcgcgaggaggaggatcgTCAGCGGGAAGCCGACCTGATGGAGAAGCTcacggagacggaggaggcgctgcggcgagcgcAGGACACCGTGGACTCACGTGTCAGTGAGGTGAAGACGCGTTACGAAGAGATGCGCCGCCAACAGGAGGAGTCGTTCCGCGACGCCACGAACGGTGCCGTGGCTGCCGAGAAGCTCGCGACCTCTTTGCAaatgcagctgcgcgaggtgcagcgcagaGCGCTGACTGCAGAGGGTAGCTaccgcgagctgcagcgccacgtcgcaGCGTCCCGAGCTCTGGCACTGGAGGAGtacgcggaggaggcaacGGAAATGAAGCGAGCGTGCATGGAACTTGttctgcgtgcgcacagcggCACTGTGTCCCGCGCCGCAAGCGTTGCCAAGGACAGCTGGTCTGTCGCCCAGAAGATAGCAGCCGATCTCTGCGAAGGCGCGAGGGACACGGAGCGGCATCTGACGCGCCTTCAGTTGAAACACAAGGCGGAGCTGCAagccgtcgaggaggcgcaccagcggcggatggaggctgccgcggcagagcACCACGAGGAAGTTGCGCGTGTTCAGAGAGAGCTGGCTGAGGCGGAGCGGTGCGTGCTGGCACTCAaagaagcagcgcagcgcaccgacagcgaccgagagcagcgcacgcacgccttgAAGGACTCTCTGGAACGCGTGACAGCGTTGCTGGAGATGGAGAAACGCCAGACGGCCTCCCTGCACGAGAGGGTGGCTGCGGATGaggcgaagcgcagcagtgatgcgcgcgctgccgaggaggcgcgtcGAAACCTGCAGCACCATTACGACAAGCTAAAGCGTCAGCTGGATGATCGAGTCGTGGAGCAGAAGCACAACGAGGACGAGCTTCGGGAGCTGCGTGCAGAAGTTGCCGCGCTGCAACGCGTGCTGGGCGAAAAAAGGCGGGAGGCGAAGCAAGAGGCCGACCGGGTCAcgaaggagcaggagcgaTTGATGGCCGCCGTTGAGGCCCGCGAAGTcgcggagcagcgctgcggcgagctGCAAAAGCAGATAAACTTCATGCGCGGACAGCTCGAGACGGCGCGGCTGAGCCAcgagcgcgtcgtcgccgagcaTCAGGCGACCCAGCGGACCCGTGATGTGCGACTCGAGGCAGCGCAAGCAGAGCTCGCCACTGCCGTTGCCGAGAGGCGCAGGTACCAGCGCGAGGGGGAGAGCCTGGAGCAGCGGGTGAAGGAGCTGACAAAAGAGGTACAaacgctgcgccagcacgaGGCAGACATCCTCGGGCAGCTGCAGTCATACAAGGCGGAAACCTCAGCGCTGCGTGAGCGGTGCGCGAACGTGGAGTCGCTCAAGAACATTAGCGAGGCCTCCCTCGCCGAAACGCAAGCGCGCGAGCGAGACCTGATGGAGAAgatcgaggagctgcgcaacgcCCAGCAGCTCATGCAGCTGTGCTTTGACAAACaacaggagcagctggaaGTGGGCCgacgcctccgccagcaggACGCGCTGCAGGGGCCTCGGTTTTCCTCGTAG